The Cucurbita pepo subsp. pepo cultivar mu-cu-16 unplaced genomic scaffold, ASM280686v2 Cp4.1_scaffold000489, whole genome shotgun sequence sequence TCATTCCTATATGAACACTATTTGTAGGTCTACAACTTATCTGGTTACcatttttgtgttattttagTATGATCCCACACAAGACAAAGCGTGGTGCTGCTGCTCTTGCTCGTTTGAAGGCATATGAAGGCGTTCCACCTCCATATGACAAGATGAAAAGGATGGTCATCCCCGACGCTCTCAAGTGAGTTTGAGAATCAGATCTTATCAGAAACAAAGAATTAGATACAAATTATGGGgctagaattaaaattttagctaAGAGTTAAACTGTATTCTTGCAAAAGTCATAAACAAAACAGTAGTGTAAGTAACGTTTATGTTCTagttttatgtatttatgttttctccatatttgtgaatattttagggttttgaggcTTCAAGCTGGACACAAATACTGCTTGTTGGGCAGACTCTCATCTGAAGTGGGATGGAACCACTATGACACTATCAAGGTACAATCATTATGAATGATTACTGAATGTTGGTTTCtgttcataatttctttattcCAAGTCTAtcaaatcatatcattttgcCATATGTTTTTACATTGTGTTTGTGAAGATCATTTCTCTTTATTATGTATTCTGATTTCTGGGTTGTTGTTGTATCACAGGAGCTTGaaaggaagaggaaggagAGGGCTCAAGCAGTGTacgagaagaagaagcagttGAATAAGTTGAGGGTCAAAGCCGAGAAGGTTGCAGACGAGAAGCTCGGTCCCCAGTTGCAAGTAATAGCCCCAACTAAATACTAGTTTGTTGCAAGATTTGTGTTATGGGAGAATGGAGTTGAGTTGCATTTGCATTTTTCTTCATAGCGTGCCATTTTGTTGTCTAttcaagatgatgatgatgatgttggTCACCATTTTTCTTATCCTTTTTATCTTCGGATTttgaaattagtttaaatttggGGAATCGCATGTTATTCCTTAATCTACTTAGGTTCTTCATCTCATATtctgaattttgtatttatttttatgtttttttaaaactacatATTTCTCAAATTATCTACCTGGTTTTCATCTGCTtgaagaaatatttgatttcttgtttaatttttagcagttttttttaaaaaaaaaattcataaggtggcttaaaatatataatgtgtgtgtgtgtgtgaaaagtactatttataagtttaatgattaattatgagaatttattttaaatttagataattaaagCTACTTTAGTACTTTTTACATATTTCTTGAATCCAAActaaatttagaatattacaaatttaacttttaaaaacatatatgaTTAATgaaatggttatcaaacatATTTCAGATTAAAAAAGGATTACAActacttataatttaaccgtAGGAGgcataattaatttgagattgatTTAGAAATAAGGGGTTCTGAGTAATTTGAAATACAAGTCATTGCATGAACTCAGGGTAAGAATGTGGGTTAATCACAGCTACTTTATTACCCATTATCAGTTGAAGTAAATAAAGAGTCGTACTCACTCTTATTCCAAGTTCCCTTGACTGGCTGCAGCcgaaaattaatgttttgatgTTTAATTACCacaatgatgatgatgtgatagtccaagcccaccattagtagatattgtccacttaaCTCATTACGCCGGCCGCTTCATGAtgttaaaacgcgtatgctaggaaaAAGTTTCTATACTCTTATACAATTTTAAGTTCATTCTCCAtctatgggatctcacatgttGTTCGATAGAGAACAATTACGATCATTACCACAAATGATGTAGAGCCACGAAAGGAAACTTCCAAACCGCTCTTCAGCGTTTGCAGCCTACTCGATGATCATCGCCGTTCGGTCCTAACCATCTATTCTGATACTGTTTTCCTGTCGAAAGAAATTCGGTATTCTGATTTTTAATGCATTACAATacatgaacacaaagaaaagagtTCAAAAATTGCAGGGCAGAATTATCGGAAGCTTCCTCACTGCCTATTTGAACTAAATGCGAGCAGGCATGCAAACCTATCAAGTTGCTTTTCTACCCATACTTCCATCCATGAGGAAACTTGATTTCCTGAGTACATAAGATGATGGAAGATTGTCCAGAACCTGTGAAAAATGAACAATTTAATGGTCAAGGAAGCATATATACgactcaaaatcaaagaaagttAAGCCAACACCacttgaagatgaaaaaatcACGCCTCAGCAAAGTCTTCAATGAAAAATTGGGTAATGAAACAATGTTCAAcaattgaggaaacaaattCATGCATATGCAATCATACATCATTTGATGTTTCTCTGAGAAAGAAATTGAGGGAAAAGGCAACACTATTGATGCGTAGAGTTATTGATTACAATTTTACTACAGTTTATCTGAGTACACTTTTACAATTTTACTACAATGTACTACCATATGTTTCACAAGTTAACTTTTAACATACCTCAAGCATAATTACCCAACAtggctcctcctcctccacgtCTCCTGTTGGACAATGGTTATTGTTACAACTACATTGTAGAATCATAAATGCAGAGGGTATGCATAAAGGAGCAACAAATGTAACAAACCACTATCTATATTAAACTGTCTGCTGCTGAGTtacaaagaagaataaagagaaaacaatCAAGTTTGGCAAATAATGGCAACAATagaatacatttaaaaaaaaaaaaaaaaaaaaaNNNNNNNNNNNNNNNNNNNNNNNNNNNNNNNNNNNNNNNNNNNNNNNNNNNNNNNNNNNNNNNNNNNNNNNNNNNNNNNNNNNNNNNNNNNNNNNNNNNNNNNNNNNNNNNNNNNNNNNNNNNNNNNNNNNNNNNNNNNNNNNNNNNNNNNNNNNNNNNNNNNNNNNNNNNNNNNNNNNNNNNNNNNNNNNNNNNNNNNNNNNNNNNNNNNNNNNNNNNNNNNNNNNNNNNNNNNNNNNNNNNNNNNNNNNNNNNNNNNNNNNNNNNNNNNNNNNNNNNNNNNNNNNNNNNNNNNNNNNNNNNNNNNNNNNNNNNNNNNNNNNNNNNNNNNNNNNNNNNNNNNNNNNNNNNNNNNNNNNNNNNNNNNNNNNNNNNNNNNNNNNNNNNNNNNNNNNNNNNNNNNNNNNNNNNNNNNNNNNNNNNNNNNNNNNNNNNNNNNNNNNNNNNNNNNNNNNNNNNNNNNNNNNNNNNNNNNNNNNNNNNNNNNNNNNNNNNNNNNNNNNNNNNNNNNNNNNNNNNNNNNNNNNNNNNNNNNNNNNNNNNNNNNNNNNNNNNNNNNNNNNNNNNNNNNNNNNNNNNNNNNNNNNNNNNNNNNNNNNNNNNNNNNNNNNNNNNNNNNNNNNNNNNNNNNNNNNNNNNNNNNNNNNNNNNNNNNNNNNNNNNNNNNNNNNNNNNNNNNNNNNNNNNNNNNNNNNNNNNNNNNNNNNNNNNNNNNNNNNNNNNNNNNNNNNNNNNNNNNNNNNNNNNNNNNNNNNNNNNNNNNNNNNNNNNNNNNNNNNNNNNNNNNNNNNNNNNNNNNNNNNNNNNNNNNNNNNNNNNNNNNNNNNNNNNNNNNNNNNNNNNNNNNNNNNNNNNNNNNNNNNNNNNNNNNNNNNNNNNNNNNNNNNNNNNNNNNNNNNNNNNNNNNNNNNNNNNNNNNNNNNNNNNNNNNNNNNNNNNNNNNNNNNNNNNNNNNNNNNNNNNNNNNNNNNNNNNNNNNNNNNNNNNNNNNNNNNNNNNNNNNNNNNNNNNNNNNNNNNNNNNNNNNNNNNNNNNNNNNNNNNNNNNNNNNNNNNNNNNNNNNNNNNNNNNNNNNNNNNNNNNNNNNNNNNNNNNNNNNNNNNNNNNNNNNNNNNNNNNNNNNNNNNNNNNNNNNNNNNNNNNNNNNNNNNNNNNNNNNNNNNNNNNNNNNNNNNNNNNNNNNNNNNNNNNNNNNNNNNNNNNNNNNNNNNNNNNNNNNNNNNNNNNNNNNNNNNNNNNNNNNNNNNNNNNNNNNNNNNNNNNNNNNNNNNNNNNNNNNNNNNNNNNNNNNNNNNNNNNNNNNNNNNNNNNNNNNNNNNNNNNNNNNNNNNNNNNNNNNNNNNNNNNNNNNNNNNNNNNNNNNNNNNNNNNNNNNNNNNNNNNNNNNNNNNNNNNNNNNNNNNNNNNNNNNNNNNNNNNNNNNN is a genomic window containing:
- the LOC111785437 gene encoding 60S ribosomal protein L13a-4-like, producing the protein MVSGSGICAKRVVVDARHHMLGRLSSIIAKELLNGQKVVVVRCEEICISGGLVRQKMKYMRFLRKRMNTKPSHGPIHFRAPAKILWRTIRGMIPHKTKRGAAALARLKAYEGVPPPYDKMKRMVIPDALKVLRLQAGHKYCLLGRLSSEVGWNHYDTIKELERKRKERAQAVYEKKKQLNKLRVKAEKVADEKLGPQLQVIAPTKY